Below is a window of bacterium DNA.
GAGTTCGCGGAGAGCACGCGCACAGCGCGGGACGCCGCGCGCGCCGTCGGGACGTCGATCGGACAGATCGTGAAGTCCCTGACTTTCCTCGCGGACGGACGGCCGGTGCTCGTGCTCGCGTCGGGCGCCAACCGCGTCGACACCGCCAAGGTGGCGCGGCTGGCCGGGGCTGCGCGCGTCGAAAAGGCCACCGCCGACGCGACCCGCGAGGCGACCGGCTTCAGCATCGGCGGCGTGCCGCCGGTCGGACACCGCACCGCCCTCCCGGTCTACGTGGACGCGGCGCTGCTCGCGTACGACGTCGTGTACGCCGCGGCGGGCACCCCCCACGCCGTCTTTCCGATCGAGCCTTCCGCGCTGGTCCGCGTCACCGCGGGCACCGTCGGCGACATCGCCGAGTAATTCCCCGCCGTCACGACGGAGCCGCGGCGCCGGCGGCCGCCGCGTGTGCGCGCTCTTCGCGCCGCAGCGCCACCGCCGGCGCGAACCCCGCCGCCGCGATGCCGAGGCCGAGCAGCCAGACCGGCGTGAAGCTGTGCGTCGCGTCCAGCACGTAGCCGAACAGCACGCCGGAGATCGTCGAGGCGACCTGGCCGACGGCGAGGTTGAGTGAGACGGCCACGCCGGCGCGGTGGATGCCGAACAACTCCGTCGTGAGCGTCGTGAGGACCGGTAGCGTCAACGCCAGGCCGGTTCCCGCCAGCACCGCGCTCGCGGCGACACCCGGCGCCGTGCGGACGCCGGCGAGCAGCGCAAAGGACGCCACCAGCACCCCGAAGCCCGCCAGGATGACCGGGGCGCGCGCGCCGA
It encodes the following:
- a CDS encoding YbaK/EbsC family protein is translated as MTALDRAGTPGEQVRSDAVARVRAALAAAGVEARVVEFAESTRTARDAARAVGTSIGQIVKSLTFLADGRPVLVLASGANRVDTAKVARLAGAARVEKATADATREATGFSIGGVPPVGHRTALPVYVDAALLAYDVVYAAAGTPHAVFPIEPSALVRVTAGTVGDIAE